GCCGTCCTAAAGATTCAAACGTCTGTCCCTGGACTTGTATTTCTGAAATTATTGAAACCTGATGGGCTATAAATTACGATTTTATCATGATCGAAATTATTGCCGGGGTTTGGGCTACTTGTTTTTTGATTTCCCTTCCGATTACTTTTTGGAATGTGCGGTCTGTAGTTCAGAAAGCGAAGTCGCCGCAGTTTAAGACTTTGAATTTAAATCTGGCGAAGGTGGGGATGTTTTGGAGCCTTTCTTCGGATGGGTTTCAGCCCCTCGGCGAACGAACCGCCAAAGACGACACTCGCAAAGCGATGCGCAGTTATATGCTCATTGGTGGTCTCGGCATCTTCAGCGTTATCGGCTTGCTATTGCTGATTGCTGTGAGTCTTTCGATGCATCTTCTTGTGAATCGCACGGCTCAACGGGTTTTTGCTAGCGAGCTCACCCAGAATCCGAATCTGGACGCCGAAGCCACTCAAGCGCTTGTGACTTCGCTCTCTTAAAAAACTAAAGGCCCTTTTTCAGGGCCTCTTTTTAAATGCTTTTTCTGTTTTGAGTTCCCTCTGATTATGGTCAACCTTTAGGTTTACGATAAACCGAGGAGCCTTGCTTACTTCTCAACATCGCGCAGATGCGACAGCGGATGATGCTCATCAATGGTGTTGGCCATCGTGCGAGTCGTGACATTGGTATAGATCTGCGTCGTCTGAATGCTGGCGTGGCCCAATAGCATTTGGATGGAGCGCAAGTCTGCACCGCTCTCAAGCAAGGCCGTCGCGCAGGCGTGGCGGAATCTGTGTGGGTTCACGGGTTCTGGAAAGCCCGCCTTGGCCGACCACGAGGCAAGCCATCTCCACACGTCCACGCGCGAAGGTCTGTGACCACGATCATTGATCAGAATCGCTGGCGAAGAATCCTTCGTTAGCTGCGGACGGATCTCTTGCAAGTAATGCACTAAATGCTCTGCTAATTTTTCTGTGATCGGAGAAAGACGCTCTTTATTGCCCTTCCCTAACACTTTGATCCAACGGTCTGTGGGGTTAAAGTCTGTGACGTTCAAACCAATAAGTTCTGTCACGCGCACGCCGAGGCCATACAGGAATAACAACGTCATTTGGTTGCGCGCGGTTTTGACCGGGTCACTTGTTTCAGCGGCATCATAGAGCTGCTGGAACTCTTGAGGTGTCAGAACTTTTGGCAAACCCACTTTGACTTTTGGTGGACGGAGCTCACGAAGTTCCGGGCACTTCATGCCGCGGGATTCGCAGAAACGGAAGTAGGTGCGCAAGCTGCTGATCACGCGGGCTTGTGAACGAGTCGAGAGTTTATGTTTTTTCATAAACTCATAAAACCCTTGAACATGGGAGTTGGTTTTTTTGAATTCGATAAAGAGTTCAAGATCTCGGCGATACGCCATGACAGTATTCTGTGAGCGACCGCGGACATTCTGTAGTTCGTCGAAAAATTCTACCCAAAGTTCCAATTCCATTAAATCATTACAAGAGATTTTATGTTACAAAGGCAAGTCAGTTTCTGAGAACTTAGGCACTGCGTCTTTGAAGACTTCAACAAATGCTTGATGTTTTCTCTCAGAATGACGCTTCTTTGGGCAATTTACGCAGTCTTTACTTTACAAATAATAAAAAAAGGAACCCGAAGGTTCCTTTTTTCAAAGAGCGAATTTTTATTTGTGAATCTTAGAGAGCCGTCATGCCCACAGAGGACCAGCCACCATTGCACTGGAACCAAAGATACACAGTTGTTCCAGTATCACCGACATCGTCACCATTTGTATCTTTCAATTTAATATACATAGGAGCTTTGAAAGTTGTTGGACCTGTCAAAGTCACCCACAACGGGCTGATCGATTGAGTTGAGATGTCTGGAGAGATCATACCCACTTGCAAACCTTGAATGCTGTAAGAACCGTTGGGAATGCAAGAGTTCGATCCGTTCGCTACGAAAGTTCCGCCTGTTGGCAAACCTTGGTAAGTACCTGTCATGCGAGGACTTGCAGAATACACAGTCGCGATGCTGTTTTGATCTGCCACAACCGTAAGACCTTGGATGCTGTAAGAAGCACCGCTCACGTTACCAGTAAAGACTGTTGGACCAGCCACAAAACCTGTGCAGTTAGAGCAGCTTTCACTGACACCACTGCCAGCGCCGCCAGAGTTTTCATCACCACCGCCGGATTTACCGCAAGCCGTAGTTAACAACATCAAAGAAGCCAGTGCTGCGAATAAAAGTTTTTGTGTTTTCATATCATCCTCTTTTCAGAGGCACATCCAGTGCCTCTTAAGTAAATTTCAATTTCTATTAAAAGTTCATTTCCATCAAAACGGGGCTATAACCGTAAGCGTCCATACACTGAGTCAGATAAAGACGGAATAAGCCGGTGTTTTGTGGTCTTGCCGGAATCACTTGGATTGTTGCTGGGATAGATCCTTGAGGACCTGTCAACATCACAGAACCGTAAAACATATCTGATTGCACATAACCCTGTTGAGTCATTTGGATCGTGAAGGGTCCCGCTAAGTTTGGCTGACCAAGTCTGCAAACATAATTGTTAAAAGTAACGCCACCAGTGATCGAAGCCATTCCCGCGCCAGTGCTATCGCCTGTCACTTGGAATTGAACTTGTGTTCCAGTCATTGAACTTGCAGTTCCACCGTAAAGAGGAACTTGGCCAGCGCCGCCAACACAAGGTTGAACTGTGCAACCTGGGTAGATCGGAGCTACAGGAGTGTTGTTGTTGCTTCCGCCGCCGCTCTTCTGACAAGCCGCTGTCATCAACATAAGAGATGCTAAAGCGGAGAACAGAAGCATTGAGTATTTTTTTGTCGTTGTTTGTGTTTTCATATTCGCCTCTTAAAATCCTTAATTATTGATTAAATGCTTTCGATTTTGATAATCCAGTAAATGTGCCCAATCTGCGGTAGCTATTTGATGGGTAAACATTTGATTTATCCATCACCGTTTGCGAGCGGCAGTTGTACGGGCCGTCGTAAATGAACCAGCAGTATCTTTCAGTTCCTTGCGGAGCCATTGTCTTAGTAAAGTTCTTAAACCAGAGTGAACCAGACACGTAGGCAGAACCTTGAGCATCACCTTGGTTCACAACATTATCGATAACCAAAACAACCGCACCGTAAGCATCTTGAAAGTAGCCAGAGAACTTCGTGCTATTCGCAAACCAGTAGTTATACTCCGCATGGAAAAGACCTACGTCTCTATTCGTACCCATCGATGGGAAGGATTCGTTTTTACCCGTCCCGGCTACGAAGTAACCTTCATAGTGTTGGCCGGCATCATCGTAAGCCAATTTCACTTGGCCACCGAATTTGCCATTACCGACGTCGATCAAGTTCACATTCAATTTAACGTTTGTAGGATTGTTCAATGGGTGAGTTCCTACATACGTATTAAAGATCTCTAAAGAATCCGGAGTGAAGGCTACTGTATTACCGTAAGCCCAGCTATCACCTGCGGAACCCGCACCTTGTCCCGGAGGAGCATTGGTAGGGAACGTTGGATTCACAACACCAGGAGTAACGATTGTGTTGCCATCAGATGCCTTCATTTCTTTCGCACAGCCAACTCCAAGGAGTGCCAGTGTCGCCAGAACTAAGATAAGCTTCGAGTTTTTCATAATCGCCTCTGTGTTAATGGGTCCCCAACCACTGGGAACCTCTTACACAAGGTCTTTGCGAGCGCCGTGCCGACCGGGACACCCGCCGTGCCAACTTGTAAGTCCTTAAAATTTCAGAGCTATTGAAGGGTCTGATCACATTGAGACAAAGGCCCTGAGAACGCACCTGGGCGCATGAAACCCTTTTACGTCACCAGGGAGTCAAAAAATCAGACAGTTTTCGTGGAGCATCTCAGAATGAGACGAGGCTTTTCCGGGCGACGAGCCGGATTGGGAACTCTCAATGTGGGCCAACTTGAAATGGTTTAGAAACACCATCTCGTTACTTTTTTCAACAATATCTCTACAGTTCTCAAAGGTAGAAACCGAAGAGTAATTCATATTATCAAATCAAGGAGAAACAAAATGCAAAGCAAAGCTCTCAATATGATCGTTTTCGGTGCCGTTGCTCTATTTGCTGCTCGTGTTTTTTTAAATTTCTAGTTGTTTTCCGAAATAATTTTTAAACTCGCCAAAGGATAATAGTGCTTTAAAATCCTTTGGTAGGTGTACTTCTTAAGACCCAGCGCTCGACTTCCCCATTGGCACATTCCAACACCGTGCCCGAAGCCTTTCCCCACAAATTCGACATCATCTCCTTGATCCCGCATTTCAAAATTTGTACTTCTGAGATTCATGAAACCAAGAATCTGGCGAAAACTATTGCTACGAATATCGCCGAGGAAATCCTTCACGAGATTCGCAAATTTCTCCTTTGGCAAACGATAGCGCCACTGAGCCATCGGGTTGAGCGGACAGCCTTCATCCACGGCCACTCCCGCATCATTGTCCTTTTCCTGCGCCCACACAGAGCCTGCCGATACCGTCTTACCGCCACAGTCCGAATGATAGAAGGCCTTCAGTACGCGCGGGCCTTTCACGAGGAAAACCCCTTCGGTCTGTCTCACCGCTTCGCGGGCTTTTTCAAGTAACGCCATATTTTCGTGACGGCTGATTTTCTTATAGACCTGATCTAGCACCGAAGACTCCACATGAAACGGACGATTCTTACGATCTCGCAAGATCGCTTCAGTGTAGGAGCGAATCGCCACCGCTTGGGCCTTCAGAGTTTCCATCGGCCAGGTCAGCGGCATTTCACTCGCGAGCACCGAGAACACATACTCTTCCATCGGCACGACGCCGATGACGTCGATCTGCCCGTCAGTACTTTCTTGAAGAACGATTTTATTCGGCAGCTCCGTGGCGTCTTGACGGAGGTTTTCACCTTGAACCATCAAAGCCTCTTCAGCGCTCATCACGTCTTGCGAACTTGCAGGACCGCCTTCAGCGATTTGCCAATAGCTTTTGCCAGAGATTGAAACACGGGCGATTTGCAATTGCTTGGTTTGCGGGATAGCGACTTTATTAAATTTAGCAGTGTGACCGATCAGGCGCAGATTCAGGCCTGAGAGAGAAACGCGGGAGATGCCGGTTTTAATTCTTACACGGACGGACTCTGGCTGCGCCCATGTCGAGGGCGCAAAGCCAAAAGCAATAACCAGCAGAAAGCACGCAATCCCTTGCATTAGTTAAACTCCACCATGAGTTTCGTCTAGGTCAGACGCTAATATTAAAGTACGGGTTGCGTGTCTTTTCTAGTCTAGTTCTTCATTTCGCCGAGCTTCATCAGCGGCTTCACAATTTCCATTGGTAACGGGAAAACGATTGTATTCGATTTGTCACCCGCAATCTCAGTCAGAGTCTGTAGATATGCGAGCTGAATCGCCGAAGGTGAGCTCTGCATTAAGTTTGACGCATCAGCAAGCTTTTGCGCACGCTGCAACTCCCCTTCCGCTGCAATGACCTTCGCGCGACGTTCACGCTCAGACTCCGCCTCACGCGCCATGGCTCTTTGCATCTCTTTTGGCAGGTCAATCTGTTTCACTTCAACCATCACAACCTTGATCCCCCAAGCTTCGGTGTGCTTATCCAAAATTCCTTGCAGAGTTTGGTTCACTTGATCCCGATGCGCGAGGATTTCATCCAAGTGATACTGACCGACCACCGATCGGAGTGTCGTTTGTGCCAGCTGGCCGGTGGCGAAGTAATAGTCTTCAACTTTTGTGATCGCGTCTTCTGGGCTTACAACTTTGAAGTACACAACCGCATTGACCTGCATCGAAACGTTGTCTTTCGTGATGATGTCCTGAGGCTTCACATCCATCGTGACTGTACGAGTATCCACTTTCAGAATACGTTCAACTCCCGGGATCAGAATGATCAAACCAGGGCCGCGCACGCCGACGGAGCGACCGAAGCGCAAGATTACGCCACGTTCCCATTCCGGCAGGATTTTGATGGTGGCAGTAAGAAGCACAATCGCAACCACTAATATAAAAATTAAAAACTCCACGGCTTACTCCTTCTTTCTGATGTGAAGCGTGAGGCCTTCTCGGCTCAGCACTTCGACTTGATCAGTGAGTTGAATCTCCTGATCGCTGCTGAATCTCCAGACTTCTCCGAGGATTTCCACTTGGCCTTTCAGACCACCGGATTCCACAGAGACGACTTTGACTGTTTTTGTTTTTAAATCATGATCCGTATCTTTACGGCGACGGCGCACGGTTCGAAGCGCCAACCCACCAAGGCCCAAGAGGACGGCCGCAACCACCAGGGTCACGCCACCAATCAGAGTCCACGGGAGTGAATAACCCGTGATATCTCTGTCAAACAGAAGCACACTGCCAACGACAAAAGAGATCACTCCGCCCACTCCTAGGATTCCAAAGCTCGCGATAAAGAGCTCTGCCACCAAGAAGCCGATGC
The sequence above is drawn from the Bdellovibrionales bacterium genome and encodes:
- a CDS encoding tyrosine-type recombinase/integrase, which codes for MELELWVEFFDELQNVRGRSQNTVMAYRRDLELFIEFKKTNSHVQGFYEFMKKHKLSTRSQARVISSLRTYFRFCESRGMKCPELRELRPPKVKVGLPKVLTPQEFQQLYDAAETSDPVKTARNQMTLLFLYGLGVRVTELIGLNVTDFNPTDRWIKVLGKGNKERLSPITEKLAEHLVHYLQEIRPQLTKDSSPAILINDRGHRPSRVDVWRWLASWSAKAGFPEPVNPHRFRHACATALLESGADLRSIQMLLGHASIQTTQIYTNVTTRTMANTIDEHHPLSHLRDVEK
- a CDS encoding SpoIID/LytB domain-containing protein, coding for MQGIACFLLVIAFGFAPSTWAQPESVRVRIKTGISRVSLSGLNLRLIGHTAKFNKVAIPQTKQLQIARVSISGKSYWQIAEGGPASSQDVMSAEEALMVQGENLRQDATELPNKIVLQESTDGQIDVIGVVPMEEYVFSVLASEMPLTWPMETLKAQAVAIRSYTEAILRDRKNRPFHVESSVLDQVYKKISRHENMALLEKAREAVRQTEGVFLVKGPRVLKAFYHSDCGGKTVSAGSVWAQEKDNDAGVAVDEGCPLNPMAQWRYRLPKEKFANLVKDFLGDIRSNSFRQILGFMNLRSTNFEMRDQGDDVEFVGKGFGHGVGMCQWGSRALGLKKYTYQRILKHYYPLASLKIISENN
- a CDS encoding slipin family protein, whose amino-acid sequence is MEFLIFILVVAIVLLTATIKILPEWERGVILRFGRSVGVRGPGLIILIPGVERILKVDTRTVTMDVKPQDIITKDNVSMQVNAVVYFKVVSPEDAITKVEDYYFATGQLAQTTLRSVVGQYHLDEILAHRDQVNQTLQGILDKHTEAWGIKVVMVEVKQIDLPKEMQRAMAREAESERERRAKVIAAEGELQRAQKLADASNLMQSSPSAIQLAYLQTLTEIAGDKSNTIVFPLPMEIVKPLMKLGEMKN